ACAGAATTATGTacttctaaacaaaaaaagcaGAGAAAAAAAGAAGACCAAAAAAGAGCAATTTGGAATTAGTtagcgaaaagaaaaaaattaaaaatcacaGATATCCCTGTGAGTTTTGTGatgtaaaaattattaataccAGCGCAAAAATAATCTTTTGAGCGTAGGATTTACAGAGGCTTTTAGGATCTGCGGTTGAGAGAATTTATTGCCCCAGGCATTTACAGGGGAAAACTATACTAACAGAGCTCTCTTAGTAAGGTGTATTTTGTGCAATTATTAATTATTAACCATACTAACGAAAACCATACTACCAAGACTAGGCTAAATAGCAGATCTTAGGGTTTTCAGCGTTTTAATTCGTAAATTGGctcgaatttaaataaaactataCTAGTGTTAGTGATTTAATCAGGTCTATGTTGTATGTTTAAGCTTCAAAAcaaaataagacaaaaaaaaaaagaaaataggtGGAATAGTTATAGTTTTTGTGCTAAGTTGTATAAGAATTATGAAAATGAAtgtttttttatgttaaatGTAAGTATAATCATGTTTGTGTAAGTTTTTTTAATATGGGGAAAGTGGTTGCACAGTTTGGTTGTGAGGTGAGCTTAACGGTGGAAAGTGGGGTCCTCGAAAGATATGCTCCTAGGATCAGGAGGACTGTGGAAGGGAGGACAGGTGTGGATGCATGCATCAAGCTCCTTATCGAAAGGTAGTGTCGTGTTTTTTGGTgtattgcgtttttttttttttttgtgttaagctttaaaattttcttattcgTCCTTATGGGTTGATGTTTGGCAAAGTTTGAAACCTTCCTGAGTACCCTGAGCTTGTTAGGAACGCCAGCGTCAACTCATTAAGATTCACGTAACAactagatgcagatgtgaatatatatgacacactaatAACAACAGAAGAcatgcctttgaaagaatcaaaccccgtgttgttatatggtcgtcgtcgttgtctttgtagccacattttcatgtggacgtggcgatcttcgtcaagAACCTATAGGCAAGCCCAATCCCGTCCAAAGGACCAATCACCGTGGGAACATGATGaccattggttttttaaaggcgtcaataactcgccttgtcatatcgagtatcacaggcatccagtatttttgcaagataccgctgattgtccgcgacggCCCTTGTAGcttctccgtatggagcattccaccatccgcaacctgtggacgcgagcGGTAGCTAAGCTTCccatgacagcaatgaaccaCACACAAATTgtagctcaatgttccagcctgtgtggtgctcacagctatcccgaggcatgggtacttgtgaaagcagatgaggcagtgattGGAGTGCTTGAGAGAAAGACTGTTCCTTAAATATATGGGCCTGTTGGCGTTAATAAAGAGTAAAGGCGTCGATTGAACctagagctgtatgacgacgatagcatagttatacgtatcaaaatacaacagctgcattggctaggtcatgttgtcggaatggatgaagaagctccagcaaagaagtcttttgaaggcagcACGGTGGTATACGCAACCCGGGACGACCAATCGccccatggaaagatcaagagGTGATATACACCCCGAAATTTGGtgtcaaaaattataaaatgagcgcaaaagatcgagacACTTTGAacgatattctacgttcggctagtggaacaaatgctctgtcatagccaattaaagtaaaatctGCTAAACAAAACACAGGATTTAGCACATAaaagctggtactatgttcgtatTTCACCATTAAAACCCATGTTTTCGCCTATACTTTTTAAAACACTAtacaaataacaatgataaaatagcaacattattaaaattcaagcataagtaatgagggaacgtcctactgaataaaatcagcaagaacattgcattaaaatcttttatctaaaaaaagaaaTCGGCGCAAAATATCGCAAAAAACGAATATATTGTAGTACCAGCGTTAATtctcgaaaaggccataaatccggatttattggcgaatgtaaacgtactttatATACATATACCCTCTGTGCTCTGACCTCAAATCATAGTGTAAggtgtctttaaaaatatattttatatttatcgaTTGTTGTGTTAAAAATCATCTTAAGGATATAATATTGGGTTATCGAAATAAAACGATTAATATTAATCAGTATTTTCtattgtttccgagaaaatatATTTGTTTCAAGGTTTCTAATTCCTGCGTTTTGTTAATATGGATGAACTCTTGAACGAGGTGGTACCACAGGATGATCTCGAGGTACCATAAGAAAAATCATGATTGTCTAtgttttaatgttttaattaatttcagAAATTTGAGAAAAAGTATGCCCACGAATTAGAATTGGACGGAGATGTCACCATTGACACTAAGTTTGAATATGCTTTTTGCTTAGTGCGCAGTAGATACACGAATGATATAAGGAAGGTATATAAACTGTGAACAAAAGTTTTCAACATGACTTAAGTCATCTAAAACGAAACTATTTGTTAATAGGGTATAATGATTTTGGAGGAATTGGCAAGAGTGCACACCGAAGGCCGTCGCGACTACATATATTATCTCGCGTTTGGGAATACGcgaattaaaaattattcaGAAGGGTTGAAGTATTGCAGAGCCTTTCTAGAAATAGAATCAAATGATCAAGTAAAATCTTTGGAGGTACATATCAAATTATATTTATACTATATTGCTGACCAATTTTTTTCGTAGGAATACATCAAAAAACAAAGCGACAAAGAAATGGCAAAGGGAATCGCTGTAGCTGGTGGTGCTGCCCtagttttgggtggtattttgggACTAGGAATAGCTCTATCTAAAAAGTAATGGTATTCAGCTATCccaaaaatgtgaattttattcTTTAATCGCTTGAATACCGTTTTTATTTTGGAGATTTCACTGTCTATGTATTtaacataaattttcttttttatttgtagtaaacaaagtcgaaataaataaaagaggatattttcgataattttgtACAGAATAAAGGCAAGAGTTTAGAAATGCTTTTTAGTCTTCAAACGTGGTCGCAATTGCAACAATGACAACATATTAACTACTAATTACGCTAATGTATTTTtctgtaattaaaaaaatcctttgtaTATTTTCCTTATGTATAGATGTAAATTTTGTGAACGTTGTGAAATAAATATTAGTTcatattattatatttaattagtgttttaattaacaaataaaatttgcacatgaaaattacattaaggaacagcgaacTTTCCACAtctatatcaatgagtgttgtccgttTCAAGTCAAAACTTAGTAAAAAGATGTCTTAATGTTTTACATGACAGAATCTCGCAATCTCTGATTGTAAACACCGGATTGATTCGATGGAGTACTTcaaggcaagggctgccgcctcagtgtacaacacactgctacaacaaccaccgctgaaaatttttctgatgttctggcCAGAGTTCGGagccaggcgtttagcgtcatacgAGGActtgctgacctctgcgctatggtggaaGTTTAACTTTAACTTGTTAAAAAGCCACGTCATAGGTAAAACGGCTAAAATTGTGCGTGGAAAAATTTTTAGTAGTCCAACataagttaggtttaagtggcagcctgccatcagactaTCTTGGACAttatcgtccattgtgatacgacagaaacaggagaaggaatATATCTTTCCGGCATGTGATAACACTAACAGTAGCTgaaactgcagtcgcggacaatcagcgacatcgagtggagagtctcagtgagaggcaggGCTTGCTTATATTCTGAGAGtggtcgatatgacaaagcgaatttttggcgtctttaaataaccaatggtcaccatGTTTCCGCAGCGGTCGGTCCTattgaccggaacgagcttactcatctTAAGGAGTTTCGCGAGGATCGCTACCAATACttgcaatgtggctacaacaacaacaacgaagatgcattctagttcctgccgttgaGCCATCCAGACCGCTTAAAAAGCTCAACAATTTTGTGGCGATCCACTCATCTGGTTCAATCTTCGCCGGAGTTGGCTACCTTCTGGCCTCGGCCGTGCTCAGTCTTAGGGCAGTCCTTTCCTATGGCGACTAATTCGGATGCGTCCTAATAAAATAAAGTGTAAAGTAGCTCTTGTGCCATaagacgtgtgtgtgtgtgttaaggTCAGCGAGCTTGTGAATCCGGATAAATGGCTTTAATAGATAGTGAGCAACATTAGATCAAAGGTTGTTGCTTTGGTTCTGTACCCTCCCAACCTGCTGACTTACCACTTCtcgcatgacataattaccaggtagtgtaccgtaaacagctgaatagatttttttctcgcgaagtgcacttgctgtcaacatgttttggttgtgtgtgtattataattAAGAACCATGACACACACCAGCAAATACCGCTACCTTTAAATGACTATATCTTAACTTCTCGTCAGTCTTATTTGTACCTTCTAAAAGACCACCTTCAACTTTCGCGACATTAAAACCCAAGGAGGTTGTAAAAAGGTGATCACGCGAACAGCCGTAAACagctggccaggtttgacggtattaagttgacagatttttgtctgttgttatcttcttcctcgcatattctctgctcatgtacgcatacgtacacacacgcacacaaatttatttctgtgtgttggcaaaagtacgatcagcttgatgacaagatggctgATTGcatcatatgatttgtggttgttgtagagatgaaaccacctttaattgtatCGCCATGATTAAAACCCATGGTTGAATTCATGGTACAATTTGGAGGTAGTGTCATTAGCACGACAACAAAAaactacccccaacgaaactaccttgagtgacaaatgccgtaaattgaaatgtcaaagtggtttcagaaataaactttgttttacaacttattgtTTTCCAATGTATTTTAtacaatatttgtattt
The Stomoxys calcitrans chromosome 3, idStoCalc2.1, whole genome shotgun sequence genome window above contains:
- the LOC106088823 gene encoding mitochondrial fission 1 protein isoform X1; translated protein: MDELLNEVVPQDDLEKFEKKYAHELELDGDVTIDTKFEYAFCLVRSRYTNDIRKGIMILEELARVHTEGRRDYIYYLAFGNTRIKNYSEGLKYCRAFLEIESNDQVKSLEEYIKKQSDKEMAKGIAVAGGAALVLGGILGLGIALSKNKQSRNK
- the LOC106088823 gene encoding mitochondrial fission 1 protein isoform X2, which produces MDELLNEVVPQDDLEKFEKKYAHELELDGDVTIDTKFEYAFCLVRSRYTNDIRKGIMILEELARVHTEGRRDYIYYLAFGNTRIKNYSEGLKYCRAFLEIESNDQVKSLEEYIKKQSDKEMAKGIAVAGGAALVLGGILGLGIALSKK